AAGGATTAAGCTTTCAATATGGACATTGCCACCTAACGTACCGCGGGTAAGCTGCGGCGACGTGTTGTTAGTTCCATGTAGAATGTTGCGCGGACGTGACGGTCGTTCATTTCAGTCTCCTTTTGGCTTTAGCGCGGCACATTCGCCGACAGCTGGTTCCGTGAGCGTGAGCCGTTGGTTAGGCGGCGTGCTATTTAAGCAACACGAGCTTGATGGCTTGTGAAAAGCCATTCGATTCGAGGATTGCAATGTATGTTCCGCTTGCTTGATCTCTGGCATTCCAGATGGCATTGTGCTTCCCCGATTCAATAGCTCCATTAAATATTGTCGTAATGTGTCGTCCGAGGATATCGTATATTCGGAGCGATGCGACGCTTTTAGTTGCAACGGAAAAGGGAATCACTGTAACCGGATTAAACGGATTAGGGAAATTCTGACTCATTTCAAATCTCTGTGGAGCCACAGTATTGCGTTCTTGTTGAGTTGATGTAACGATGGCGCTCTTAAGAATATGGTTAGAATGGGAGACAACGCCTGTGATGTATGGAGCACTCAAAGAAATGTTTGTAGGACCGATGAGGCGTTTGAATGATATGAGGAGAATATAGTAAGGTTTGCTGACACTCTTTGGATACTGGGCTGTCAGAGTAAATGTATCTACGCTCGCGGAAGAATATCGGAAGAAGGTTGCTGAGTCGGCAAATTCTTGGGTTAGTGGGAACACAGATTCCCAGTTCAGAGAACCGGCCGTGACAAGCAGGTGATATCCTTGGGTATGTTCGACGATGTCGAAAAGTATTGTATCAATGATAGAATAGGAGGTGTCAAAGTGTGGGGAAAAGAGCCCATCGATCCTATGCACGATGTCGCGAGTTTCTCTGAAGTTCCAAATTGTTGAATCATTTGTACCATCTTTGGAAATGATGGAACAGATGGCCGTGCCTGAATCAGAGTACATAACATCCGCTAATTGATCCCAATCAGATGTCTTATATTCATAGGTCCATTGATTGCCTATATTGAGTGGGAAGAAATCGTCATTACGCACTTGGCTCCAAGTAATTGGCAACGCTATGAGAGTGAGGAGAAAGATGGGGACGAATGTTTTCATGATAGTACCTCGCAGATTCACGCCACCTAACGTACCGCGGCTAAGCTGCGGCAACGTGTAGTTAGTTCCATGCAGAATGTTGCGCGGACGTGACGGGTGTTTATTTCAGTATCTTTCGTCGCGCGCGCCGCGCGTATGCCGACAGCTGGTTCCGTCAGTCCCGCAGGGATCACATTGGGACTTGAGCAACTGGTTAGAGCACACGCGGTAAAATAGTAATTGAGCATACTTCAGGTCATGTTATTTCAACAACAGAAGCCTTTTCGTTTCGAGATATGTTCCCGCGTGCACACGATAGAAGTAAACACCGCTTGCCATGTTCGCCGCATTCCATTGCCGGCTGTAACTTACCGCTGGCAATTCCTCTGAGACAATCGTCGACACTTCTCTTCCCAGTATGTCAAAGATCTTTAACGACACGAAAGACCGGGATGGAATATCGAATGAGATTGTAGTTAATGGATTAAACGGATTAGGATAGTTCTGTGAAAGTGAGAAGCTTTCGGGTAATTTTTCGCGATCTATCTTTACTGCAGTAGTAAATTCGGACAATGGTCTACTATACACGCCGAGATTGGTTCCCGCGAAGAGATTTGTTGCGGAAGCGAGAAAGGAATAGACGTCGATTCCATATGCAGGAAGCCCTGAATAGATACCATTGAATTCAGTTCCAGCAAAAATATTTGTGTCTCTGAATGCAAAACACTGGACACTAGGATAATAAGGCAAACCCATATTCACTGCTGTCCAAGTTGTACCATTATCGATGGAAAAGGAGACGCTGTTTCCCCCGGCAAAAAGAACCGAGCCGTTTGATCCATTGGGGTTTAGGGCAAGGGGAGGGCCTTCTGACATCCCTGCGTGTGCCCAGCTTGCACCGTTATTGGTCGAACGGAATATACCCCCAGAAGTCGCGGCAAAGAGGTTTTCGCCGCTGCAAACCAGAGAATAGACATTGCCACCGCCGGGTCCTGTCGTTTGTTTCCATTGAGCGATGGATAGATTGTGTATAATGATCATCGATAGCAAGAGTCGGAAATGATGTTTCATGGGATTCGCAGGCGAATGATTAGTCCTAATGAACAATTGAAGTCCATTCGCAATCGTGTTGTTGGCAATTCGTGTGTTCTAAGGTACCGCGGCCAAGCTGCGGCAACGTGTAGTTAGTTCCATGTAGAATGTTGCGCGGACGTAACGGCTGTTCATTTCAGTCTCTTTTGTCTTTCGCGCGGCGAATCGCTGACGGCTGGTTCCCTCCGCTCGAGCCGCTTGTGAGGTTGAACTCTATTTGCGTTTGACTAATCGGACATGTGCCGCTGCTTCAGAAGCCATGAACTCCGTATATTCATATCTTTTGGATACTTCTTCACTTCCGTCAAAAAGACGTTCGCCAGCTCCAAGCAACTTTGGCGTTATGACGAGGTGTAGTTCGTCAATGAGTC
The Bacteroidota bacterium genome window above contains:
- a CDS encoding T9SS type A sorting domain-containing protein, with translation MKTFVPIFLLTLIALPITWSQVRNDDFFPLNIGNQWTYEYKTSDWDQLADVMYSDSGTAICSIISKDGTNDSTIWNFRETRDIVHRIDGLFSPHFDTSYSIIDTILFDIVEHTQGYHLLVTAGSLNWESVFPLTQEFADSATFFRYSSASVDTFTLTAQYPKSVSKPYYILLISFKRLIGPTNISLSAPYITGVVSHSNHILKSAIVTSTQQERNTVAPQRFEMSQNFPNPFNPVTVIPFSVATKSVASLRIYDILGRHITTIFNGAIESGKHNAIWNARDQASGTYIAILESNGFSQAIKLVLLK
- a CDS encoding T9SS type A sorting domain-containing protein; amino-acid sequence: MKHHFRLLLSMIIIHNLSIAQWKQTTGPGGGNVYSLVCSGENLFAATSGGIFRSTNNGASWAHAGMSEGPPLALNPNGSNGSVLFAGGNSVSFSIDNGTTWTAVNMGLPYYPSVQCFAFRDTNIFAGTEFNGIYSGLPAYGIDVYSFLASATNLFAGTNLGVYSRPLSEFTTAVKIDREKLPESFSLSQNYPNPFNPLTTISFDIPSRSFVSLKIFDILGREVSTIVSEELPAVSYSRQWNAANMASGVYFYRVHAGTYLETKRLLLLK